One region of Deinococcus radiopugnans ATCC 19172 genomic DNA includes:
- a CDS encoding MarR family winged helix-turn-helix transcriptional regulator, whose translation MSSLDPPRPPCAVLADSDDPVERLTACMRQLHRLVSDQMMGHLQSELQGEDVSFTQMTALYKVRAFAPISVTALAEHVGVSLPATSQLIQELVGRGLMERRENPQDRREKLLALSEKGQQFLSVKEKTMMGAYNEVFGQVRPETLRAAETAINALLAEVDQASLHPTHRPPTPSEEPL comes from the coding sequence TTGAGCAGCCTTGATCCACCCCGCCCTCCATGTGCCGTGCTGGCCGACAGCGACGATCCCGTCGAGCGGTTGACCGCGTGTATGCGTCAGCTTCACCGCCTGGTCTCGGATCAGATGATGGGCCACCTGCAAAGCGAACTGCAGGGCGAAGACGTGAGCTTCACGCAGATGACGGCCCTCTACAAGGTGCGGGCCTTCGCGCCCATCAGCGTGACGGCGCTGGCCGAGCATGTGGGCGTGAGCCTGCCTGCCACCAGTCAGCTGATTCAGGAACTGGTCGGGCGCGGGCTGATGGAACGCCGCGAGAACCCCCAGGACCGCCGCGAGAAGCTGCTGGCCCTGAGCGAGAAGGGGCAGCAATTCCTGAGCGTCAAGGAAAAAACCATGATGGGCGCCTACAACGAGGTGTTCGGTCAGGTTCGCCCCGAGACCCTCCGGGCGGCTGAAACCGCCATCAACGCGCTGCTCGCCGAGGTTGATCAGGCCAGCCTGCACCCCACCCACCGGCCTCCTACCCCCTCCGAGGAACCCTTATGA
- a CDS encoding RrF2 family transcriptional regulator — MWISTRAQYGLRALIEIGRQPGQPISLKEVATRQDISLHYLEQIVGGLRRAGFVQSVRGARGGYQLARAAAGINAYEVVTTLEGSIAPVQCVEDDHTCDSQNVCGTQDLWFRVDAALRDVLGSTTLADLIVEADEKQHARLIQLA; from the coding sequence ATGTGGATTTCAACGCGGGCGCAGTATGGCCTCCGGGCGCTGATCGAGATTGGCCGTCAGCCGGGGCAGCCCATCTCGCTCAAGGAAGTGGCGACGCGGCAGGATATCAGCCTGCACTATCTGGAGCAGATCGTCGGGGGGCTGCGCCGCGCCGGCTTCGTGCAGAGCGTGCGCGGGGCCAGGGGCGGCTATCAGCTCGCCCGCGCCGCTGCTGGCATCAACGCCTACGAGGTGGTCACCACCCTGGAGGGCAGCATCGCCCCGGTGCAGTGCGTCGAGGACGATCACACCTGCGACAGCCAGAACGTCTGCGGCACCCAGGACCTGTGGTTCCGGGTGGACGCGGCGCTGCGGGACGTGCTGGGCAGCACCACGCTGGCCGATCTGATCGTGGAGGCCGACGAGAAGCAACACGCCCGCCTGATTCAGCTGGCGTAG
- the glpX gene encoding class II fructose-bisphosphatase yields MTSKRQPTVKASSAPTTDPSPEETASTPSDASTPRPARKQTVQSFEHALVLETARVTEGAALAASKYMGLGDKNAVDGAGTEAMRELLNSLDIRGTVVIGEGEMDEAPMLYIGEQVGNGQYEVDIAVDPVEGTEVTAKGLPNGLAVIALSERGGLMHAPDCYMEKLIVPPPAAGRVNLDWPVEANLNVLAQSLSRDVDDLMITILDRERHADLIRRVRATGARVKLIGDGDVIAGIAVGVRGSGVHALMGSGGAPEGVLSAAACKCLGAEIQGRFIAEDDAMRERFKTMGVDEQRIYKTADLAPGSQIVFSATGITYGEILDGVRRFAGGARTHTLVMGYATRVVRFIDSIHLEDDTARVTIRV; encoded by the coding sequence ATGACCTCCAAACGGCAGCCCACTGTGAAGGCCAGTTCCGCCCCTACCACTGACCCCTCCCCCGAAGAGACGGCCAGCACCCCGTCAGACGCCAGCACGCCGCGCCCGGCCAGAAAGCAAACCGTGCAGAGCTTCGAGCACGCGCTGGTGCTGGAAACCGCCCGCGTGACCGAGGGGGCCGCCCTGGCCGCCAGCAAATACATGGGCCTGGGCGACAAGAACGCCGTGGACGGCGCGGGCACCGAGGCCATGCGCGAACTGCTGAACTCGCTGGACATCCGGGGCACCGTGGTCATCGGTGAGGGCGAGATGGACGAGGCCCCCATGCTGTACATCGGCGAGCAGGTGGGCAATGGGCAATACGAGGTGGACATCGCCGTGGATCCGGTGGAGGGCACGGAGGTCACCGCCAAGGGCCTGCCCAACGGTCTGGCCGTGATCGCGCTGTCCGAGCGCGGCGGCCTGATGCACGCGCCGGACTGCTACATGGAAAAACTGATCGTGCCGCCGCCCGCAGCGGGCCGCGTCAATCTGGACTGGCCGGTGGAGGCGAACCTGAACGTGCTGGCCCAGAGCCTGTCGCGCGATGTGGATGACCTGATGATCACCATTCTGGACCGCGAGCGCCACGCGGATCTGATCCGGCGGGTGCGGGCCACCGGAGCGCGCGTCAAGCTGATCGGCGACGGGGACGTGATCGCGGGCATCGCGGTGGGCGTGCGCGGCAGCGGCGTTCACGCACTGATGGGTTCAGGGGGCGCACCCGAGGGCGTGTTGAGTGCCGCCGCCTGCAAATGCCTGGGCGCCGAAATCCAGGGCCGCTTCATCGCCGAGGACGACGCCATGCGTGAGCGCTTCAAGACCATGGGCGTGGACGAGCAGCGCATCTACAAGACCGCCGATCTGGCCCCCGGCTCGCAGATCGTCTTCTCGGCCACCGGCATCACCTACGGCGAGATTCTGGACGGCGTGCGGCGCTTCGCGGGTGGGGCCAGGACGCACACGCTGGTCATGGGCTACGCCACCCGCGTGGTGCGCTTCATCGACAGCATCCATCTTGAGGACGACACCGCGCGCGTGACCATCCGGGTCTGA
- a CDS encoding FTR1 family iron permease, whose product MGRLRLAALLALSAGLAGATDLATPAEKVRSSLAEAGLEVAFDRAEAARLVGQAQGAYQTVEGEWQTADPAAAREVRAALTAADAAARTGNEIALNRAGAAAWTALLRGAYTGLEASVQSGNADAARDWLAAREFRVASPLTRLNADATGALEALAAGTLKPDAALKAVRSDVLDGYQARLNDALRELETSQARGFRTLAAGQAALAQGYFQLLRPAYVAQNGDAAAARLDTQFAGLPQTLGAVQASFAGFRAAPLSEREVTARASQVTRFLSLVPVEYARGVKLDGGRAVVTQEVEVGEARTFLGGAVSALADIAPLLPDGDAGRTLSSDFAALNASLSPQAMKAQPLTPATVETQVKTLLGDVRAAFPAEWQKADAGADLDVVRTQLDAVVAAAGAGEWAAAETARLDAYALLESGTEARIAVFNPELKAHLENLMWNGTAPTGLATLIKKQAPAGEFKATRAELQSTLKEIAKILGTEVAPAAVATNAGIIVFREGLEAVLILAALMGSLRRDSVRHLRRPMWLGAAAAFGATAVTWFVMQGALSLLGRYGEKLEAVVSVIAIGVLLLIMNWFFHQVYWTDRMASFQKHKHELTTGGNVLKAQWWGLAVLGFTSIYREGFETTLFLQSLVLQAGAASVLGGTAVGLALVIGVGVAVFKWQAKLPMKKLLIWTGVLIAAVLAVMVGNTVHTLQLVGWLPVHPLPFTLPASLGLWLGLHATWEGVLLQVGSVVAVVGSFFAAEALKTRELRQRQRGAAVHS is encoded by the coding sequence ATGGGCCGCCTGCGACTGGCCGCCCTGCTGGCCTTGAGTGCCGGACTGGCCGGGGCCACAGACCTCGCCACCCCCGCCGAGAAGGTGCGCTCCTCGCTGGCCGAGGCGGGCCTGGAAGTCGCGTTTGACCGGGCCGAGGCCGCAAGGCTGGTGGGGCAGGCGCAGGGGGCTTACCAGACCGTCGAGGGCGAGTGGCAGACGGCTGATCCTGCCGCCGCCCGTGAGGTCAGGGCCGCGCTGACGGCGGCGGACGCGGCGGCCAGAACAGGGAACGAGATCGCCCTGAACCGCGCCGGGGCGGCGGCCTGGACAGCCCTGCTGCGCGGCGCGTACACCGGGCTGGAAGCGAGTGTGCAATCTGGCAACGCCGACGCCGCCCGCGACTGGCTGGCCGCCCGCGAGTTCCGCGTCGCCAGCCCGCTGACCCGCCTGAACGCCGACGCCACCGGGGCGCTTGAGGCGCTGGCCGCCGGCACCCTGAAACCGGACGCGGCCCTGAAAGCGGTGCGCTCGGACGTGCTGGACGGCTATCAGGCGCGGCTGAACGACGCGCTGCGCGAACTGGAGACCTCGCAGGCCCGCGGCTTCCGCACGCTGGCCGCCGGGCAGGCCGCGCTGGCCCAGGGGTATTTCCAGTTGCTGCGGCCCGCCTACGTGGCGCAGAACGGGGACGCCGCCGCCGCGCGACTGGACACCCAGTTCGCCGGTCTGCCCCAGACGCTGGGTGCCGTACAGGCCAGCTTCGCGGGCTTCCGCGCCGCCCCCCTGAGCGAGCGGGAAGTCACGGCGCGGGCCTCGCAGGTCACGCGTTTCCTGTCGCTGGTGCCGGTGGAATACGCGCGCGGCGTCAAACTGGACGGGGGCCGCGCGGTGGTCACGCAGGAGGTGGAGGTGGGCGAGGCCCGCACCTTCCTGGGCGGGGCCGTGTCCGCGCTGGCCGACATCGCGCCGCTGCTGCCTGACGGGGACGCGGGCCGCACTCTCAGCAGTGATTTCGCTGCATTGAATGCCAGCCTTTCCCCGCAGGCGATGAAAGCCCAGCCTCTCACCCCTGCTACGGTGGAAACGCAGGTCAAGACCCTGCTGGGCGACGTGAGAGCCGCCTTCCCCGCCGAGTGGCAGAAGGCCGACGCGGGCGCGGATCTGGACGTGGTGCGCACCCAACTGGACGCCGTGGTGGCCGCCGCCGGGGCCGGGGAATGGGCCGCCGCCGAAACCGCTCGCCTGGACGCCTACGCCCTGCTGGAAAGCGGCACCGAGGCACGCATTGCTGTCTTCAATCCGGAGCTGAAAGCCCATCTGGAAAACTTGATGTGGAACGGGACGGCCCCGACAGGGCTGGCGACGCTGATCAAGAAGCAGGCCCCGGCGGGCGAGTTCAAGGCCACCCGCGCCGAACTTCAGTCCACCCTCAAGGAGATTGCCAAGATCCTGGGCACCGAGGTGGCGCCCGCCGCCGTCGCCACCAACGCCGGGATCATCGTGTTCCGCGAGGGGTTAGAAGCGGTGCTGATCCTGGCCGCGCTGATGGGCAGCCTGCGCCGCGACTCGGTGCGCCACCTGCGCCGCCCGATGTGGCTGGGCGCCGCCGCCGCCTTCGGGGCCACCGCCGTGACGTGGTTCGTCATGCAGGGGGCGCTGTCGCTGCTGGGCCGCTACGGCGAGAAGCTGGAGGCGGTGGTCAGCGTCATCGCCATCGGCGTGCTGCTGCTGATCATGAACTGGTTTTTCCATCAGGTGTACTGGACAGACCGCATGGCCTCGTTCCAGAAGCACAAGCACGAACTGACCACGGGCGGCAATGTCCTGAAGGCGCAGTGGTGGGGGCTGGCCGTGCTGGGCTTTACCAGCATCTACCGCGAGGGCTTCGAGACGACGCTGTTCCTGCAATCGCTGGTGCTGCAGGCGGGGGCGGCCTCGGTGCTGGGCGGCACGGCGGTGGGGCTGGCGCTGGTGATCGGCGTGGGCGTGGCCGTGTTCAAGTGGCAGGCCAAGCTGCCCATGAAAAAACTGCTGATCTGGACGGGCGTGCTGATCGCGGCGGTGCTGGCGGTCATGGTGGGCAACACCGTCCACACCCTGCAACTGGTGGGCTGGCTGCCCGTTCACCCGCTGCCCTTCACCTTGCCCGCCAGCCTGGGCCTGTGGCTAGGCCTGCACGCCACCTGGGAAGGGGTGCTGCTGCAAGTCGGCTCGGTGGTGGCGGTGGTTGGCTCGTTCTTCGCCGCCGAGGCCCTCAAGACGCGCGAACTGCGCCAGCGTCAGCGCGGGGCCGCCGTTCATAGCTAG
- the gnd gene encoding decarboxylating NADP(+)-dependent phosphogluconate dehydrogenase, with protein MIASPVTEAAADIGVIGLAVMGENLILNMASRGYTVAAFNRTASRVDEFVAGRARGLTILGADDLPTFISLLKSPRKVMLMVKAGPPVDAFIDMLAPLLERGDIIIDGGNTHFPDTVRRERALAEHGILFVGAGVSGGEEGALTGPSIMPGGNPAAWPALKPIFQGIAAQVNGQPCCDWVGEGGAGHFVKMVHNGIEYADMQMIAEAYSLLSDVLGLSAPEIGAIFEEWNRGELDSYLIEITAEILQKTDDETGQPMVDVILDTAGQKGTGKWTSVTALDVGAPANTIAEAVFARILSSLKDQRVEASRVLHGPEDVGDKPDQTAFVEQVRQALYASKICSYAQGFQMMELAAAEYGWTLDFGSIAQMWRGGCIIRAAFLDRIKAAFDENAALPNLLLDAYFTEAIGTSQQAWRQVVAAAALRGVWTPAFSSSLAYYDGYRSARLSANILQAQRDYFGAHTYERTDRPRGEFFHTNWTGRGGSTSSSTYNA; from the coding sequence ATGATCGCCTCACCCGTGACCGAGGCCGCCGCCGACATCGGCGTGATCGGCTTGGCCGTGATGGGCGAGAACCTGATCCTGAACATGGCGTCCAGGGGCTACACCGTGGCCGCCTTCAACCGCACCGCCAGCCGGGTGGACGAGTTCGTGGCCGGGCGGGCCAGGGGCCTGACGATTCTGGGCGCGGACGATCTGCCCACCTTCATCAGCCTGCTCAAGTCGCCGCGCAAGGTCATGCTGATGGTCAAGGCCGGGCCACCTGTGGACGCCTTTATCGACATGCTTGCGCCGCTGCTGGAGAGGGGCGACATCATCATCGACGGCGGCAACACCCATTTCCCGGACACTGTTCGGCGCGAGCGGGCGCTGGCCGAACACGGCATCCTGTTTGTCGGTGCGGGGGTCTCCGGCGGCGAGGAGGGAGCGCTGACCGGCCCCAGCATCATGCCGGGGGGCAATCCGGCGGCCTGGCCCGCCCTGAAACCCATCTTTCAGGGCATCGCCGCGCAGGTGAACGGCCAGCCATGCTGCGACTGGGTGGGCGAGGGCGGCGCGGGTCACTTCGTCAAGATGGTCCACAACGGCATCGAGTACGCCGACATGCAGATGATCGCCGAGGCCTACAGCCTGCTGAGCGATGTGCTGGGCCTGTCCGCCCCCGAAATTGGCGCGATTTTCGAGGAGTGGAACAGGGGCGAGCTGGACAGCTACCTGATCGAGATCACCGCCGAAATCCTGCAGAAGACCGACGACGAGACGGGCCAGCCGATGGTGGACGTGATTCTGGACACCGCCGGGCAGAAGGGGACGGGCAAGTGGACCTCGGTCACGGCGCTGGACGTGGGTGCACCGGCCAATACCATCGCCGAGGCCGTGTTTGCCCGCATCCTCAGTTCGCTAAAAGACCAGCGCGTGGAGGCCAGCCGGGTGCTGCACGGTCCCGAAGACGTGGGTGACAAACCCGATCAGACCGCTTTCGTGGAGCAGGTGCGTCAGGCGCTGTACGCCTCAAAGATCTGCTCCTATGCTCAGGGCTTTCAGATGATGGAACTGGCGGCGGCGGAGTACGGCTGGACCCTGGACTTCGGCAGCATTGCCCAGATGTGGCGCGGCGGCTGCATTATCCGCGCGGCGTTTCTGGACCGGATCAAGGCCGCTTTCGACGAAAACGCCGCGCTGCCGAACCTGCTGCTGGATGCCTACTTCACCGAGGCCATTGGCACGTCACAACAGGCGTGGCGGCAGGTGGTGGCTGCCGCTGCCCTGCGCGGCGTGTGGACGCCCGCCTTTTCCAGCTCTCTGGCGTATTACGACGGTTACCGCAGTGCCCGCCTCAGCGCCAATATTTTGCAGGCCCAGCGCGACTACTTTGGTGCACACACCTACGAACGGACCGATAGGCCGCGCGGCGAGTTCTTTCACACCAACTGGACCGGGCGCGGCGGCAGCACGTCCAGCAGTACCTATAACGCCTGA
- a CDS encoding nucleoside hydrolase: MNTSGQSGPLKVILDGDPGLDDAVAWLLALASPEVEVLGITVTHGNVGLPLTVHNAGVTLALAGAAGEGVPYFAGAQEPLVRDLVTAAAVHGDSGLPAGGLPQPVRAPEPEHATAFIIRTVREHPHAVTLLASGPLTNLALAFRLAPELPELVKEVVWMGGSTTGGNATPAAEFNVLADPHAAQIVFESGVPLRMVGLNVTMQCIADPDRIAALRGLGNRAGAVSSELLTFYAGVYKKRYGLSGGALHDPLAAAAVIRPDLLDWQDMRVDIDVQEGLNFGRTVCDLHGSSQARKNARVAVGVRDAAFFALLLERLGRLP, from the coding sequence GTGAACACCTCCGGCCAATCAGGACCTCTGAAAGTCATTCTCGACGGCGATCCTGGCCTGGACGACGCGGTGGCGTGGCTGCTGGCCCTGGCCAGCCCGGAAGTGGAGGTGCTGGGCATCACGGTCACGCACGGCAACGTGGGCCTGCCCCTGACGGTCCACAACGCCGGGGTCACGCTGGCCCTGGCCGGGGCGGCGGGTGAGGGCGTGCCGTACTTCGCCGGGGCGCAGGAACCGCTGGTCCGGGATCTGGTGACGGCGGCGGCGGTCCACGGGGATTCCGGCCTGCCTGCCGGAGGGCTGCCTCAGCCGGTCCGCGCCCCCGAACCTGAACACGCCACCGCTTTTATCATCCGCACGGTTCGTGAGCATCCGCATGCGGTGACCCTGCTGGCGTCTGGTCCTCTGACCAATCTGGCCCTGGCCTTCCGTCTGGCTCCCGAGCTGCCGGAACTGGTGAAAGAGGTGGTCTGGATGGGCGGCAGCACCACCGGCGGCAACGCGACGCCAGCGGCAGAGTTCAACGTGCTGGCCGATCCGCACGCGGCCCAGATCGTCTTCGAGTCCGGGGTGCCGCTGCGGATGGTGGGCCTGAACGTGACCATGCAGTGCATCGCGGACCCTGACCGGATCGCGGCGCTGCGCGGCCTGGGCAACCGCGCCGGAGCGGTGTCGTCCGAGTTGCTGACGTTCTATGCCGGCGTGTACAAAAAGCGCTACGGCCTGAGCGGAGGCGCGCTGCACGATCCCCTGGCCGCCGCCGCCGTGATCCGCCCGGACCTGCTGGACTGGCAGGATATGCGCGTGGACATCGACGTGCAGGAGGGCCTGAATTTTGGCCGCACGGTCTGTGACCTGCACGGCTCCTCGCAGGCGCGTAAGAATGCCCGCGTGGCTGTGGGCGTGCGCGACGCGGCGTTTTTTGCGTTGCTGCTGGAACGGCTGGGCCGCTTGCCCTGA
- a CDS encoding DUF1540 domain-containing protein: protein MNNNDTQSIVSRCDATACRFNSDQKCTAGQIEVSMSANQAQCLTFSPRADAQGQQPSAQQ, encoded by the coding sequence ATGAACAACAACGACACCCAGTCCATTGTCAGCCGTTGCGACGCCACCGCCTGCCGCTTCAACAGCGATCAGAAGTGCACTGCCGGGCAGATCGAGGTCAGCATGAGCGCGAATCAGGCGCAGTGCCTGACCTTCAGCCCCCGCGCCGATGCCCAGGGCCAGCAGCCCAGCGCCCAGCAGTAA
- a CDS encoding MDR family MFS transporter produces the protein MTQSAPPSGGPSAEDRINYAEVLPHQTKILILIGTLLGLFLSALDQTIVATSLPRIVADLNGINLYAWVTTAYLLAGTAMVPIYGKLSDIYGRKPVLMFGIVVFLLGSALCGMSGEPFLGNLFGGGMMQLIVFRGLQGFGAAALTSVAFAIIADIFAPAERGRYQGLFGAVFGLSSVIGPLLGGFLTDNISWRWVFYVNLPIGLIALAFIFSKMPRLASGLKPKIDYVGAVLVLTFSVPLLLALTFGAEPEYGWTNPTVLALFAGAAVSLIAFLFVESRHESPILPLTLFKNPTFAWGVAARFFLGAAFLGAILFLSLYLVNVQGVSATKAGTATIPLTVGLIIGSVASGQLASRLGYYKNLILIGLAMMIGGFYLLSTLNADTAYGRVIFYMVILGLGIGPALPLFTLAIQNAVHRWEIGVATSSGQFFQQMGSTIGTAVFGAVLTSTLATQVPEQFRAAEAGQPTAVVAQLETAAKQASDAGSARGGGDAPTFDSVQAKITAGFAKTFGSVETAVQGGDLSALTQDPSLPEALRSGLGNIPAAALQSEQGRAGVLTQIKSQLDEAQKAAVTDARKVFDLSSRAFKVAFANTISRIYLISIFVALLALLCTLPMPNMRLPKKGEGQGGPQGEGRSGLASLEG, from the coding sequence ATGACTCAAAGCGCACCACCGTCCGGCGGCCCCAGTGCCGAGGACCGCATCAATTACGCCGAGGTTCTGCCGCATCAGACCAAAATCCTGATCCTGATCGGGACGCTGCTGGGCCTGTTCCTGTCCGCCCTGGATCAGACCATCGTCGCCACCTCGCTGCCGCGCATCGTGGCCGACCTGAACGGCATCAACCTGTACGCCTGGGTCACCACCGCGTACCTGCTGGCCGGCACCGCCATGGTGCCCATCTACGGCAAGCTCTCGGACATCTACGGGCGCAAACCGGTGCTGATGTTCGGCATCGTCGTCTTTCTGCTCGGCTCGGCGCTGTGCGGCATGTCCGGCGAGCCGTTCCTGGGCAACCTGTTCGGCGGCGGGATGATGCAGCTGATCGTGTTCCGGGGCCTGCAGGGCTTCGGCGCGGCGGCGCTGACCTCAGTGGCCTTCGCCATCATCGCGGACATTTTCGCCCCCGCCGAACGTGGCCGCTACCAGGGCCTGTTCGGCGCCGTCTTCGGCCTGAGCAGCGTGATCGGGCCACTGCTGGGCGGCTTTCTGACCGACAACATCTCGTGGCGCTGGGTCTTTTACGTCAATCTGCCGATTGGCCTGATCGCGTTGGCCTTTATCTTCAGCAAGATGCCCCGGCTGGCCAGTGGCCTGAAGCCCAAGATCGATTACGTGGGCGCGGTGCTGGTGCTGACCTTCTCGGTGCCGCTGCTGCTGGCACTGACCTTCGGCGCCGAACCGGAATACGGCTGGACGAATCCAACGGTGCTGGCGCTGTTCGCGGGCGCGGCGGTGTCGCTGATCGCCTTCCTGTTCGTCGAGTCGCGCCACGAAAGCCCGATTCTGCCGCTCACGCTGTTCAAGAATCCCACCTTCGCGTGGGGCGTGGCCGCCCGCTTCTTCCTGGGCGCGGCGTTCCTGGGCGCCATCCTGTTCCTGAGCCTGTACCTGGTCAATGTGCAGGGCGTCAGCGCCACCAAGGCGGGCACCGCCACCATTCCGCTGACCGTGGGCCTGATCATCGGCTCGGTCGCCAGCGGGCAACTGGCCTCGCGCCTGGGCTACTACAAGAACCTGATCCTGATCGGTCTGGCCATGATGATCGGCGGCTTTTACCTGCTCTCCACCCTGAACGCCGACACCGCGTACGGCCGCGTCATCTTCTACATGGTGATTCTGGGCCTGGGCATTGGCCCCGCACTGCCGCTGTTCACGCTGGCGATCCAGAACGCCGTACACCGCTGGGAAATCGGCGTGGCGACCAGTTCGGGGCAGTTCTTTCAGCAGATGGGCAGCACCATCGGCACCGCCGTGTTCGGCGCGGTGCTGACCAGCACCCTGGCCACCCAGGTGCCCGAGCAGTTCCGCGCCGCCGAGGCCGGGCAGCCGACCGCAGTGGTGGCACAGCTGGAGACAGCCGCCAAACAGGCGTCGGACGCGGGCAGCGCACGCGGCGGCGGGGACGCCCCCACCTTCGACAGCGTGCAGGCGAAGATCACGGCGGGCTTCGCCAAGACCTTCGGCAGCGTGGAAACGGCGGTGCAGGGCGGCGACCTGAGCGCGCTGACCCAGGATCCCAGCCTACCCGAAGCCCTGCGCAGCGGCCTGGGCAACATTCCCGCCGCCGCCCTGCAGTCCGAGCAGGGCCGGGCCGGCGTGCTGACGCAGATCAAGTCGCAGCTGGACGAGGCGCAGAAGGCAGCCGTCACGGACGCCAGGAAAGTGTTTGACCTGTCCAGCCGGGCCTTCAAGGTGGCGTTCGCCAACACCATCAGCCGCATCTACCTGATCAGCATCTTCGTGGCGCTGCTGGCGCTGCTGTGCACGCTGCCCATGCCCAACATGCGCCTGCCCAAGAAGGGCGAGGGCCAGGGCGGCCCCCAGGGCGAGGGACGCAGCGGTCTGGCCTCGCTGGAAGGCTGA
- the wrbA gene encoding NAD(P)H:quinone oxidoreductase produces MTNPSTSESKAVKLAIVYYSTYGTNHAMANEAADAARAAGAEVRLLKVQETAPQAVIDTQDAWKAQQERTADVAVASPDDLEWANAILFSAPTRFGGAASQIRAFIDTLGGLWGTGKLADKTFSAMTSAQNPNGGQETTLQTLYITAMHWGAILMPPGYTDPVIFASGGNPYGASVTANGEPLSDADKATIRHQAKRLVEVTAKLQ; encoded by the coding sequence ATGACAAACCCAAGCACATCAGAATCCAAAGCGGTCAAGCTCGCCATCGTGTACTACAGCACCTACGGCACCAACCACGCGATGGCCAACGAGGCCGCCGACGCCGCCCGCGCCGCCGGCGCCGAAGTCCGCCTGCTCAAAGTCCAGGAAACCGCCCCCCAGGCCGTCATCGACACCCAGGACGCCTGGAAAGCCCAGCAGGAACGCACCGCCGACGTGGCCGTCGCCTCCCCCGACGATCTGGAGTGGGCCAACGCCATCCTGTTCAGCGCCCCCACCCGCTTCGGCGGCGCCGCCAGCCAGATTCGCGCCTTTATCGACACCCTGGGCGGCTTGTGGGGCACCGGCAAGCTGGCCGACAAGACCTTCAGCGCCATGACCAGCGCCCAGAACCCCAACGGCGGGCAGGAAACCACCCTGCAGACGCTGTACATCACGGCGATGCACTGGGGCGCGATTCTGATGCCGCCCGGCTACACCGATCCGGTGATCTTCGCTTCGGGGGGCAACCCCTACGGGGCCAGCGTGACCGCCAACGGCGAGCCCTTGAGCGACGCGGATAAAGCCACCATCCGCCATCAGGCCAAACGACTGGTAGAAGTTACCGCGAAACTGCAATAA
- a CDS encoding imelysin family protein: MRLVTALLGLGLISPAAAADLSGVKTYLNGKLDTQLAGTRALSAAADRYYALAKGTNFDYKALAKTPQTRAALQAARAGWTQASPAYEAIEGIVAGVDALSEFDVILDAGTSAADGGEDVVPFDLKLPNGKTLAKPGNLFGVNEGTLWGTVKAYSSGVAFDVDGNGKMDFGDGLPDANLLKAAAAELHRQSGELQKAANAWKPSREDVFGALVGNVPTVGPVFFEDWKSSPFVIGNQSVRTDFVVISRMADLVGNVSSWRAMYRGLSPDVKAKNAALDTQIQSGLNELALYVNRLVAREQTRRYTPEQAEGLQREAQNRATVITGRITQAAALLGVRID, translated from the coding sequence ATGCGACTCGTGACCGCCCTGCTGGGCCTCGGCCTGATCTCTCCTGCCGCCGCCGCCGATCTGAGCGGCGTCAAGACGTACCTGAACGGCAAGCTGGACACGCAACTGGCCGGCACGCGGGCGCTGAGCGCGGCGGCAGACAGGTACTACGCGCTGGCGAAAGGGACGAATTTCGACTACAAGGCGCTGGCAAAAACCCCCCAGACCCGCGCCGCGCTGCAGGCGGCCCGCGCCGGGTGGACACAGGCCAGCCCCGCCTACGAGGCCATCGAGGGCATCGTGGCCGGGGTGGACGCCCTGAGCGAGTTCGACGTGATTCTGGACGCCGGAACGAGCGCGGCAGACGGCGGCGAGGACGTGGTGCCGTTTGACCTCAAGCTGCCCAATGGCAAGACGCTCGCGAAGCCCGGCAACCTGTTCGGCGTGAACGAGGGCACGCTGTGGGGCACCGTGAAGGCCTACAGCAGCGGCGTGGCCTTCGACGTGGACGGCAACGGGAAAATGGATTTCGGCGATGGGTTGCCCGACGCCAACCTGCTGAAGGCCGCCGCCGCCGAGCTGCACCGCCAGAGCGGGGAGTTGCAGAAGGCCGCGAATGCCTGGAAGCCCAGCCGCGAGGACGTGTTCGGGGCGCTGGTGGGCAACGTGCCCACGGTGGGGCCGGTGTTCTTCGAGGACTGGAAGTCCAGCCCCTTCGTGATCGGCAACCAGAGTGTCCGCACCGACTTTGTGGTGATCTCGCGCATGGCCGATCTGGTGGGCAACGTCAGCTCGTGGCGGGCCATGTACCGGGGCCTGAGTCCGGACGTGAAGGCGAAGAACGCCGCGCTGGACACCCAGATCCAGTCGGGCCTCAACGAGCTGGCGCTGTACGTCAACAGGCTGGTGGCCCGCGAGCAGACCCGCCGCTACACCCCCGAACAGGCCGAGGGGCTCCAGCGGGAGGCGCAGAACCGCGCCACCGTCATCACCGGACGCATCACCCAGGCGGCGGCGTTGCTGGGTGTGAGGATCGACTGA